DNA from candidate division KSB1 bacterium:
GTTGAAGATGGCAAAACCCTCGCAGAAAACGCGCTCAAAAAAGCCAGAATTATTTCCGGGTTTACTAAATTGCCTGCTGTTTCTGATGATACCGGACTCGAGGTTGATGCATTAAACGGAGCGCCCGGTGTATACTCCGGCAGATATTCGGGAGAGAATGCCACTTACGCCGATAATGTAAAAAAACTTCTGGGTGATTTGGAAAATGTGCCGCCGGAAAAGCGGCAAGCGCGTTTCCGATGTGCGGTGGCATACTACAGTGAAAACAGTACTCAAATCGTCGAAGGTGTTTGCGAAGGCGAGATTACGGACCAGCCACACGGAAACCAAGGCTTTGGCTATGACCCGGTTTTCTTTGTACCCGAATATGACTGTACCTTTGCTGAAATGGACTTGAATTTAAAAAACAAAATCAGCCATCGTGCAAAAGCATTTTTAAAATTAAGGAACTTGCTGGAAAAATCTGAGTTTAAATTTTAATTTTTTTTCTGATTTAGATGTTCGAATTTTGATTTCCCGGAATTCGGGGCGTAGCGCAGCCCGGTAGCGCATCTGCTTTGGGAGCAGAGGGTCGCTGGTTCAAATCCAGTCGCCCCGACCAATCCAACCCTCTGAGGATTCAAAGCCTCAGAGGGTTTTCTATTTTAAGCCCCCTCAAATGATACAAAATATTAACACCATAATTAGGCCTCTTCTGTTGTTTTTTAAAGATTTGTTTTTTACATTTCGCGGGTGAAAAGGCCGTTACGGAAATAT
Protein-coding regions in this window:
- a CDS encoding XTP/dITP diphosphatase; translated protein: MNNKIVLATGNQDKVKEIVEILKNLDIELLTLKDFPGVPGVVEDGKTLAENALKKARIISGFTKLPAVSDDTGLEVDALNGAPGVYSGRYSGENATYADNVKKLLGDLENVPPEKRQARFRCAVAYYSENSTQIVEGVCEGEITDQPHGNQGFGYDPVFFVPEYDCTFAEMDLNLKNKISHRAKAFLKLRNLLEKSEFKF